Proteins co-encoded in one Setaria viridis chromosome 9, Setaria_viridis_v4.0, whole genome shotgun sequence genomic window:
- the LOC117835242 gene encoding uncharacterized mitochondrial protein AtMg00810-like, translated as MANCKPVPTPVDTKPKVSANDDELLSDATFYHSIDGALQYLTLTQPNIAYTVNQACLHMHASRDAHWNLIKRVLRYLRGTINDGIHVSASSSSDLTVYSDADWARCPDTRRSTSGYCVFLGNTLVSWSSKRQTTKTQFITGERSTWSFIYISYAKRFSWGTCVSFRFRLGSNLEIS; from the exons ATGGCGAATTGCAAGCCCGTTCCTACTCCGGTCGACACAAAGCCCAAGGTTTCCGCCAACGACGACGAGCTCCTATCCGATGCCACGTTCTACCACAGCATCGACGGTGCTCTTCAATACCTGACGCTGACACAGCCTAATATTGCCTACACCGTGAACCAGGCGTGCCTTCACATGCATGCGTCGCGCGACGCCCACTGGAACCTCATTAAACGGGTGCTGCGCTACCTACGAGGGACAATCAACGACGGCATTCATGTTTCGGCTTCCTCTTCCAGCGACCTCACAGTCTACTCCGACGCCGACTGGGCCAGGTGCCCAGATACTCGCCGCTCGACATCGGGATACTGCGTCTTCCTCGGCAACACCTTGGTCTCCTGGTCATCGAAGAGGCAGACCACC AAAACACAGTTCATCACCGGCGAACGAAGCACGTGGAGCTTCATATACATTTCGTACGCGAAAAGGTTCAGCTGGGGCACATGCGTGTCATTCAGGTTCCGTCTCGGCAGCAATTTGGAGATATCATGA
- the LOC117835243 gene encoding putative cyclin-dependent kinase F-2 — protein sequence MARPSPEGKADCCAICLTEYAGGDELVRVVPDVPALPGKLLREACGGHLFIVGFHGLVRDPATADLSLVMQGVDGPSLHDYLRLQRRGQPEATARAAMWQLLTGAKGMHESNIVHRDMNPGNILVGDGHRILKICDFELAKYMSEAPPYEPAGTLAYKAPEMLLVLRDSDARVDACSLGCIMAEIIYGRPLFAGSYGREQLGVPDGKTCRGSRPRRLPSMCVLEGSTKPIQLGSRVYFAGELLLTSNAPAAPP from the exons ATGGCGAGGCCGTCACCGGAGGGGAAAGCGGACTGCTGCGCCATCTGCCTGACGGAGTACGCCGGGGGCGACGAGTTGGTGCGGGTGGTGCCGGATGTGCCCGCTCTGCCGGGGAAG CTGCTGCGCGAGGCCTGCGGTGGCCACCTGTTCATCGTCGGCTTCCACGGCCTCGTTCGCGACCCGGCCACCGCGGACCTCAGCCTCGTCATGCAGGGCGTCGACGGCCCGAGCCTCCACGACTACCTTCGCCTGCAGCGTCGCGGGCAGCCGGAGGCCACGGCGCGCGCCGCCATGTGGCAGCTTCTGACGGGAGCCAAGGGGATGCATGAGAGCAACATCGTCCACCGCGACATGAATCCCGGCAAcatcctcgtcggcgacggccACCGGATCCTCAAGATCTGCGATTTCGAGCTCGCCAAGTACATGTCCGAGGCGCCGCCGTACGAGCCGGCGGGCACGCTCGCCTACAAGGCGCCCGAgatgctgctggtgctgcgcgACTCCGACGCGCGCGTCGACGCCTGTTCCCTGGGCTGCATCATGGCGGAGATCATCTATGGGAGGCCGCTGTTCGCCGGCAGCTACGGAAGGGAGCAGCTCGGCGTGCCGGACGGCAAGACATGCCGGGGTTCCCGTCCACGCCGTTTGCCATCGATGTGCGTATTAGAAGGATCGACGAAACCAATCCAGCTTGGTTCTCGCGTGTATTTTGCtggtgagctcctcctcaccagCAACGCCCCAGCAGCACCGCCATAG
- the LOC117835245 gene encoding uncharacterized protein: protein MNTCHRAQLVCLYSSRQQLQERTRQLLVAAPAPPTKQASGMTPDAAFALEIAVVAALVVLVVAIVVASSGGCDCEQPAVGAGRAGAAVHDDVERALGSDTLVTYEQARAASGKGGGGTAGKSCAICLSDYAAGGDDELVRVLPACGHFFHAGCGIDGWLRAVGTCPVCRGEPWPLPRPPRPECAPMPPRASRATGDPPYRANQLLLPLFDS, encoded by the coding sequence ATGAACACTTGTCATCGAGCTCAGCTCGTGTGTTTATatagcagcaggcagcagctgcaAGAACGAACAAGACAGCTACTTGTCGCCGCGCCGGCACCGCCCACCAAGCAGGCAAGCGGCATGACCCCCGACGCCGCGTTCGCGCTGGAGATCGCCGTGGTGGCCGCTTTGGTGGTGCTCGtcgtcgccatcgtcgtcgcctCCTCGGGCGGCTGCGACTGCGAGCAGCCTGCCGTCGGCgcgggccgcgccggcgccgcggtgcACGACGACGTCGAGCGCGCGCTCGGGTCCGACACGCTCGTGACGTACGAACAGGCGAGGGCGGCGTCCGGGAaagggggcggcgggacggcgggcAAGAGCTGCGCCATCTGCCTGTCCGACTACGCCGCCGGGGGCGACGACGAGCTCGTGCGGGTGCTGCCAGCGTGCGGGCACTTCTTCCACGCGGGGTGCGGCATCGACGGTTGGCTCCGGGCGGTCGGGACGTGCCCGGTCTGCCGCGGCGAGCCGTGGCCGCTGCCGAGGCCACCGAGGCCGGAGTGCGCCCCGATGCCGCCGCGAGCGAGCCGCGCCACGGGTGATCCGCCGTACCGGGCGAATCAACTCCTCCTTCCACTGTTTGATTCTTGA
- the LOC117835246 gene encoding uncharacterized protein, with amino-acid sequence MSMSLDAATAAEVAAVVALAVLIVAIAAASAGACAGRAAAAVHDIERALGADTLVRYDQAKAAFRSRRASAPSTEGKENVEEEEAPSCAFCLSEYSRADELVRVVPACRHFFHAECGVDAWLRKRGTCPLCRGRVTPLPRLPRPECPPLPARARGDAWVSP; translated from the coding sequence ATGAGCATGAGCCTCGACGCCGCGACCGCGGCCGAGGTCGCCGCGGTGGTCGCCCTCGCGGTGCTGATCgtggccatcgccgccgcctccgcgggcGCCTGCgcggggcgcgccgccgccgcggtgcacGACATCGAGCGCGCGCTCGGGGCCGACACACTCGTGAGGTACGACCAGGCGAAGGCGGCCTTCAGGAGCAGGAGGGCTTCGGCGCCGTCGACGGAAGGGAAGGAgaacgtcgaggaggaggaggcgccatcCTGCGCCTTCTGCCTGTCGGAGTACTCCAGGGCGGACGAGCTCGTGCGGGTGGTGCCGGCGTGCCGGCACTTCTTCCACGCGGAGTGCGGCGTCGACGCCTGGCTCCGGAAGCGCGGGACCTGCCCGCTCTGCCGAGGCCGCGTGACGCCGCTGCCGAGGCTGCCGAGACCGGAGTGCCCGCCGTTGCCGGCGCGAGCGCGCGGCGACGCGTGGGTATCGCCGTAG
- the LOC117838855 gene encoding umecyanin, translating to MMMGMLGATLATLHAACLLAVPPPALAADHVVGGSGWCIPPSAGLYRAWADNRTFFVGDTLVFRFETGFHDVVQVGRREYEECTADDPYQIFRAGPAAVPLDSTGVRYYVCTVGNYCSLGVRLYVTVQRR from the exons ATGATGATGGGGATGCTCGGCGCGACCCTGGCCACGCTCCATGCCGCCTGCCTcctcgccgtgccgccgcccgcgctcgccgccgaccacgtcgtcgggGGCTCGGGGTGGTGCATCCCGCCCAGCGCCGGGCTGTACCGCGCCTGGGCGGACAACAGGACGTTCTTCGTCGGCGACACCCTCG TTTTCAGGTTCGAGACGGGGTTCCACGACGTGGTGCAGGTTGGGCGGCGGGAGTACGAGGAGTGCACCGCCGACGACCCCTACCAGATCTTCCGCGCCggacccgccgccgtcccgctcgACTCCACCGGCGTGCGCTACTACGTCTGCACCGTCGGCAACTACTGCTCCCTCGGCGTCAGGCTCTATGTCACGGTCCAGCGACGCTAG
- the LOC117838854 gene encoding dnaJ protein homolog has product MFGRAPKKSDNTKYYEILGVPKSASQDDLKKAYRKAAIKNHPDKGGDPEKFKELAQAYEVLSDPEKREIYDQYGEDALKEGMGGGGGHVDPFDIFSSFFGPSFGGGGGSSRGRRQRRGEDVVHPLKVSLEDLYNGTSKKLSLSRNVICSKCKGKGSKSGASMRCPGCQGSGMKVTIRQLGPSMIQQMQTACNECKGTGESINEKDRCPGCKGEKVVQEKKVLEVHVEKGMQHGQKITFPGEADEAPDTTTGDIVFVLQQKDHSKFKRKGDDLFYEHTLSLTEALCGFQFVLTHLDNRQLLIKSNPGEVVKPDQFKAINDEGMPMYQRPFMKGKLYIHFTVEFPDSLAPEQCKALEAVLPPKPTSKLTDMEIDECEETTMHDVNNIEEEMRRKQAHAAQEAYEEDDDMPGGAQRVQCAQQ; this is encoded by the exons ATGTTCGGGCGCGCGCCGAAGAAGAGCGACAACACCAAGTACTACGAGATCCTCGGGGTGCCCAAGTCCGCCTCCCAGGATGACCTCAAGAAGGCCTACCGCAAGGCCGCCATCAAGAACCATCCCGACAAGGGCGGCGACCCCGAGAAG TTCAAGGAGCTTGCACAAGCTTATGAGGTTTTAAGTGACCCAGAGAAGCGTGAGATTTATGATCAGTATGGTGAAGATGCCCTCAAGGAAGGaatgggtggaggaggaggccatgtCGATCCATTTGACATCTTCTCATCATTCTTTGGACCCTCTTTTGGAG GAGGTGGTGGCAGCAGCAGAGGCAGACGGCAAAGGAGGGGAGAAGATGTAGTGCATCCACTTAAAGTTTCTCTGGAAGATCTTTACAATGGTACCTCAAAGAAGCTCTCCCTCTCGCGCAATGTTATCTGCTCGAAGTGCAAGGG CAAGGGCTCCAAGTCTGGTGCTTCAATGAGGTGCCCAGGTTGCCAGGGTTCAGGTATGAAAGTCACCATCCGCCAGCTGGGGCCTTCCATGATACAGCAGATGCAGACGGCTTGCAATGAGTGCAAGGGGACTGGAGAGAGCATCAATGAGAAGGATCGCTGCCCAGGGTGCAAGGGTGAGAAGGTTGTTCAGGAGAAGAAGGTTCTGGAAGTTCATGTTGAGAAGGGGATGCAACACGGCCAGAAGATCACCTTCCCCGGTGAAGCTGATGAAGCG CCTGATACTACCACTGGAGACATTGTATTCGTCCTCCAGCAGAAGGATCACTCCAAGTTCAAGAGAAAGGGTGATGACCTTTTTTATGAGCACACATTGTCTCTGACTGAGGCTCTCTGTGGGTTCCAATTCGTTCTTACACATCTGGACAACAGGCAGCTTCTCATCAAGTCAAACCCTGGTGAAGTTGTTAAGCCTG ACCAATTCAAGGCGATAAACGATGAGGGGATGCCAATGTACCAGAGGCCTTTCATGAAGGGCAAGCTCTACATTCACTTCACTGTGGAGTTCCCTGACTCGCTGGCGCCAGAGCAGTGCAAGGCTCTTGAGGCGGTTCTTCCACCAAAGCCTACGTCCAAGCTGACAGATATGGAGATAGATGAGTGCGAGGAGACCACTATGCACGACGTGAACAACATCGAGGAAGAGATGCGCAGGAAGCAAGCTCATGCTGCCCAGGAGGCGTACGAGGAGGACGATGATATGCCTGGAGGTGCTCAAAGAGTGCAGTGTGCGCAACAGTAA
- the LOC117840128 gene encoding protein IQ-DOMAIN 5 isoform X1: protein MGISSKWIKSLVGIRKQEKGHNAEKQQKGQNAESSETRSSSDQSLHKRKHSLDPEGALAVEEIPVQSEALTDGNGIQTISNSICPNSTSLDVHVSQAEHESKEDMAATVIQSAFRAFLAKRALRALKGIVLLQALVRGHAVRRQTEETLQCMQALVKAQARVRARQVRVALENQVARKKIPEQDDHENHVREVEGGWCGSIGSMEEMQAKALKRQEAAAKRERAMAYALTHQLVSQRSRSDGHHEGGFGMGAIFMKRQAGSKQQKSTNLQGPELDDNHWGSNWLDRWMAVRPWENRLLDSNAKESMPNHEDKQDEETKSQITPKGKVPTLNTPSGPSKKKGVNHKKSYSDVSCTSFARPANVLPSTSLGSSKQKAKVTDEVFEEVSSQPTDVASKAMRNPKDKLEQANTPAKKRLSLPNNVGREAGKGPTRRNSMNRSDPKAS, encoded by the exons ATGGGTATCTCATCCAAGTGGATTAAATCATTGGTCGGCATAAGGAAGCAAGAAAAGGGGCACAATgcagaaaaacaacaaaagggaCAAAATGCTGAAAGCAGTGAAACT AGGAGCTCTTCTGATCAATCGCTGCACAAACGGAAACATTCTTTGGATCCTGAAGGTGCACTTGCAGTCGAAGAAATTCCAGTGCAAAGTGAAGCATTGACTGATGGCAACGGCATACAAACGATTTCAAATTCGATTTGTCCAAACAGTACATCACTTGATGTACATGTCTCTCAGgctgaacatgaaagtaaagagGATATGGCAGCAACAGTTATCCAGTCTGCTTTTCGAGCATTCTTG GCTAAACGTGCTTTACGAGCTTTGAAAGGAATAGTTCTACTTCAAGCCCTTGTCAGGGGTCATGCTGTTAGAAGGCAGACAGAAGAAACGCTTCAGTGTATGCAAGCACTGGTAAAAGCCCAAGCTCGTGTACGAGCTAGACAAGTTCGTGTTGCCTTAGAAAATCAAGTGGCACGGAAAAAGATTCCTGAACAAGATGATCATGAAAACCATGTCCGAGAAGTTGAG GGAGGCTGGTGTGGTAGTATTGGTTCCATGGAGGAAATGCAAGCTAAAGCATTGAAAAGGCAAGAAGCTGCTGCTAAGCGTGAGAGGGCAATGGCATACGCTTTGACTCATCAG CTCGTTAGTCAGAGAAGCAGATCTGATGGCCATCATGAAGGAGGTTTTGGAATGGGTGCTATCTTCATGAAA CGGCAAGCTGGTTCCAAGCAACAAAAATCCACGAATCTGCAAGGTCCCGAACTTGATGACAACCACTGGGGATCAAACTGGTTGGACAGGTGGATGGCAGTACGTCCATGGGAGAACAGATTACTTGACAGTAATGCCAAAGAGAGTATGCCAAATCATGAAGATAAGCAGGATGAGGAAACAAAGTCTCAGATCACACCAAAGGGTAAAGTGCCAACTTTAAATACTCCTTCTGGCCCAAGCAAGAAGAAAGGTGTAAACCACAAAAAGTCATATTCAGATGTTAGTTGTACTTCATTTGCTCGACCGGCAAATGTTTTGCCATCCACCTCTTTGGGATCATCCAAACAAAAGGCAAAGGTTACAGATGAAGTTTTTGAGGAAGTCAGCTCCCAGCCAACAGATGTAGCTTCTAAGGCTATGCGCAATCCAAAAGATAAGCTCGAGCAAGCAAATACACCAGCCAAGAAGCGGTTATCCCTGCCAAACAACG TTGGCAGGGAAGCAGGAAAGGGGCCAACCCGCAGGAATTCGATGAACAGGTCTGATCCAAAAGCAAGTTGA
- the LOC117840128 gene encoding protein IQ-DOMAIN 5 isoform X2 yields MGISSKWIKSLVGIRKQEKGHNAEKQQKGQNAESSETRSSSDQSLHKRKHSLDPEGALAVEEIPVQSEALTDGNGIQTISNSICPNSTSLDVHVSQAEHESKEDMAATVIQSAFRAFLAKRALRALKGIVLLQALVRGHAVRRQTEETLQCMQALVKAQARVRARQVRVALENQVARKKIPEQDDHENHVREVEGGWCGSIGSMEEMQAKALKRQEAAAKRERAMAYALTHQRQAGSKQQKSTNLQGPELDDNHWGSNWLDRWMAVRPWENRLLDSNAKESMPNHEDKQDEETKSQITPKGKVPTLNTPSGPSKKKGVNHKKSYSDVSCTSFARPANVLPSTSLGSSKQKAKVTDEVFEEVSSQPTDVASKAMRNPKDKLEQANTPAKKRLSLPNNVGREAGKGPTRRNSMNRSDPKAS; encoded by the exons ATGGGTATCTCATCCAAGTGGATTAAATCATTGGTCGGCATAAGGAAGCAAGAAAAGGGGCACAATgcagaaaaacaacaaaagggaCAAAATGCTGAAAGCAGTGAAACT AGGAGCTCTTCTGATCAATCGCTGCACAAACGGAAACATTCTTTGGATCCTGAAGGTGCACTTGCAGTCGAAGAAATTCCAGTGCAAAGTGAAGCATTGACTGATGGCAACGGCATACAAACGATTTCAAATTCGATTTGTCCAAACAGTACATCACTTGATGTACATGTCTCTCAGgctgaacatgaaagtaaagagGATATGGCAGCAACAGTTATCCAGTCTGCTTTTCGAGCATTCTTG GCTAAACGTGCTTTACGAGCTTTGAAAGGAATAGTTCTACTTCAAGCCCTTGTCAGGGGTCATGCTGTTAGAAGGCAGACAGAAGAAACGCTTCAGTGTATGCAAGCACTGGTAAAAGCCCAAGCTCGTGTACGAGCTAGACAAGTTCGTGTTGCCTTAGAAAATCAAGTGGCACGGAAAAAGATTCCTGAACAAGATGATCATGAAAACCATGTCCGAGAAGTTGAG GGAGGCTGGTGTGGTAGTATTGGTTCCATGGAGGAAATGCAAGCTAAAGCATTGAAAAGGCAAGAAGCTGCTGCTAAGCGTGAGAGGGCAATGGCATACGCTTTGACTCATCAG CGGCAAGCTGGTTCCAAGCAACAAAAATCCACGAATCTGCAAGGTCCCGAACTTGATGACAACCACTGGGGATCAAACTGGTTGGACAGGTGGATGGCAGTACGTCCATGGGAGAACAGATTACTTGACAGTAATGCCAAAGAGAGTATGCCAAATCATGAAGATAAGCAGGATGAGGAAACAAAGTCTCAGATCACACCAAAGGGTAAAGTGCCAACTTTAAATACTCCTTCTGGCCCAAGCAAGAAGAAAGGTGTAAACCACAAAAAGTCATATTCAGATGTTAGTTGTACTTCATTTGCTCGACCGGCAAATGTTTTGCCATCCACCTCTTTGGGATCATCCAAACAAAAGGCAAAGGTTACAGATGAAGTTTTTGAGGAAGTCAGCTCCCAGCCAACAGATGTAGCTTCTAAGGCTATGCGCAATCCAAAAGATAAGCTCGAGCAAGCAAATACACCAGCCAAGAAGCGGTTATCCCTGCCAAACAACG TTGGCAGGGAAGCAGGAAAGGGGCCAACCCGCAGGAATTCGATGAACAGGTCTGATCCAAAAGCAAGTTGA
- the LOC117839719 gene encoding glycosyltransferase BC10 — protein MTPPATTPYTSPFVLSLLLLLSIPVVFLLAPRLLPPKTLPAIPDADESDDLALFRRAILSSSSATPASPASAASYFFRRRPSPKIAFLFLTNSDLVFSPLWEKFFRGHKNLFNLYVHADPYSVLELPPTPSFRGRFVPAKATQRASPTLISAARRLLATALLDDPNNQFFALISQSCIPLHPFPTLYNALLSETAGPHNRHRSFIEIMDNMDNDTTLLHDRYYARGDDVMLPEVPYDQFRAGSQFFVLARRHAIMVVRDMRLWKKFKQPCLIQRRDSCYPEEHYFPTLLDMQDPEGCTKYTLTRVNWTDSVAGHPHMYGPGEVSASLIRELRKSNNTHSYMFARKFSPECLEPLMEIADSVILRD, from the coding sequence ATGactccgccggcgacgacgccctACACCTCGCCGTTCGTGCTTtccctgctcctgctcctctccatccccgtcgtcttcctcctcgcgccgcgCCTGCTCCCGCCCAAGACGCTCCCGGCCATCCCGGACGCCGACGAGTCCGACGACCTCGCCCTCTTCCGCCGCgccatcctctcctcctcttcggCGACCCCTGCttcgcccgcctccgccgcctcctacttcttccgccgccgcccgtcacccaagatcgccttcctcttcctcaccaaCTCCGACCTCGTCTTCTCACCGCTCTGGGAGAAGTTCTTCCGCGGCCACAAGAACCTCTTCAACCTCTACGTCCACGCTGACCCCTACTCCGTCCTTGAGCTGCCGCCCACGCCTTCCTTCCGGGGCCGCTTCGTCCCCGCCAAGGCCACGCAGCGCGCCTCCCCCACCCTCATCtctgccgcgcgccgcctccttgCCACAGCGCTCCTAGATGACCCCAATAACCAGTTCTTCGCTCTCATCTCGCAGTCTTGCATCCCGCTCCACCCGTTCCCCACCCTCTACAACGCCCTCCTCTCCGAAACTGCTGGTCCTCATAACCGCCACCGCAGCTTCAtagagataatggacaacatGGATAATGACACCACGCTGCTGCACGACAGGTACTACGCCCGAGGTGATGACGTGATGCTCCCAGAGGTTCCGTATGACCAGTTCCGTGCTGGATCGCAGTTTTTTGTGCTCGCAAGAAGGCATGCCATCATGGTGGTGAGGGATATGCGGCTTTGGAAGAAGTTCAAGCAACCCTGTCTAATCCAGCGCAGGGATTCATGCTATCCAGAGGAGCACTACTTCCCCACATTGCTGGATATGCAGGATCCTGAGGGTTGCACCAAGTATACCTTGACGAGGGTAAATTGGACAGATTCAGTGGCAGGCCACCCACACATGTACGGGCCTGGAGAGGTATCAGCGAGCCTGATCAGGGAGCTGAGGAAGTCAAACAACACACATTCATATATGTTTGCCCGCAAGTTTTCTCCCGAGTGCCTTGAGCCGCTGATGGAGATTGCGGATTCAGTCATCCTACGGGATTAG